From Pagrus major chromosome 6, Pma_NU_1.0, one genomic window encodes:
- the LOC140998632 gene encoding insulin-like growth factor-binding protein 6, producing MLLCLNILVLLLLQPALSLPLTTPSRGCPTCKSRSTESQPSIDSNTTSLAVGEPCGVYTLSCAQGLRCAPQEDEPRPLRALLEGRGVCSNTSGISPTEAVRTAATAPTEDPNEAPCRKLLTTLIQGLDAHVFDPQHDIYMPNCDKRGFFRKKQCWSSRGKRRGKCWCVDQNGMPVTSKTKQKGGLSC from the exons ATGCTCCTGTGTCTAAACATCCTGGTGCTGCTACTCCTGCAGCCGGCTCTGTCACTGCCGCTGACCACCCCGTCCAGAGGATGTCCCACCTGTAAATCAAGGTCCACAGAGAGTCAGCCGTCTATAGATTCTAACACCACCTCTCTGGCTGTTGGAGAACCGTGTGGGGTCTACACGCTGAGCTGTGCCCAAGGTCTACGCTGCGCACCACAGGAGGATGAGCCGAGGCCCCTTCGCGCCCTGCTGGAAGGCAGGGGAGTCTGCAGTAACACCAGCGGCATCAGCCCGACTGAAGCTGTCCGAACAGCAG CGACAGCACCTACTGAGGATCCAAATGAG GCTCCGTGTCGTAAACTGCTAACTACACTTATCCAAGGTCTTGACGCCCATGTATTCGACCCACAACATGACATCTACATGCCCAACTGTGACAAGCGCGGCTTCTTCAGAAAGAAGCAG TGCTGGTCGTCCCGAGGTAAGCGGCGTGGCAAGTGCTGGTGTGTTGATCAGAACGGCATGCCGGTGACctcaaaaactaaacaaaagggTGGACTGAGCTGTTGA